Below is a genomic region from Phycisphaerae bacterium.
TGACATTCTTCATGGTCGCAGGCCAGGTTGTCTTTTTAGGAGTGCACTTCACCCTGATCGAGAAGACACGTTATCAGTTCGTGGTCTGGCTCGTAGCCGTGGTGTCCAACGCCTTCTTCGCTGCCCGGTTCATCCGGCCGGAGCTGTTACCCCACCAGGCCCTGTCGGCCACCGTCTGGTCCGAGTTGTTGGGCATCACTGCGGCTCTCGCGGCAACGCTCCTGATTCTCCGCATGGAGCGGCAGCCCTTTGATCGTGGCTTGACACTCCTGATCCTGGCCGGCTACGGCCTCATCTTGCCGGCATTGGCGTTGCTGGCCGTGATTCTCGGGGTTGTCCTACTCACCGGCGTGACGAACGTCGTGTTGGACCGGAGAGAGAAGGTGGAGGCCCGGAATCATCTGGCGGTTATCCGGGCGGGTATACTATCGAGGCTTGGCAGGCTGACCTCGGGCCCGCCGCCCCAGGAGTGAGCATTGTCCGTCCGCGAACCTGATCAGTTTTCGGGAATAGCTCGACGCCGGCTCGAGGTGCGTGGCCGGGTACAGGGCGTCGGGTTTCGCCCGTTCGTCTACCGGCTGGCGATGGAGTCACAGCTGGCCGGGCTGGTTGGCAACGATACCCATGGTGCGTTCATCGAGATTGAGGGACCGACGGAGCGTCTCGAGCAGTTCATCCATCGGCTGCAGGCTGAGCTACCCCCGCTGGCGAGAATCGTGGAATTGCGGGCGGAACCATTGAGGGCCGTGGGCGAGAGGGCCTTTCGCATCGAAGCCAGTGAGCGGACCGGCATCCAGGATGCGGAAATCACGCCTGACGTGGCCACCTGCGACGACTGCCTGTATGAGCTTCTTGACCCGCAGGACCGGCGATACCGCTACCCGTTCATCAACTGCACCAACTGCGGCCCTCGCTACTCGATCATCCGGGCGGTGCCTTACGACCGCCCCAACACGACAATGGCCCGGTTCACCATGTGTCCGTCGTGTCAGGCCGAGTATGATGACCCAGCCAATCGCCGGTTTCATGCTCAGCCGAACGCTTGCCCCGCGTGTGGTCCTCGGGTATGGCTGACGGATCGCGGGGGCCGAGAGCTGACGGGCGACGCGATCCGCGAGTGTGCGCGGTTGCTCGCCGATGGTGGAACTGTGGCTATCAAGGGCATCGGGGGATTCCACCTGGCGTGCCGGGCGGACGATGAAGGTGCCGTCTCACGGCTGAGGGAGCGTAAGGGCAGGGAAGCCAAGCCGCTGGCGATCATGACCGCGTCACTGGAGGCGGCCCGGCACTACGTGGAGATCGACGCCTGCGGAGCCGCTGAACTCGCCCGGCCGGAACGTCCTATCGTCCTGTTGCCCAAGCGTACCACCGCCCAGATCGCGCCGAGCGTCGCCCCTCGTGTGGACGCCTTCGGGCTCATGCTGCCCTACACACCTGTACACACATTGCTTTTCGCGGAAGGGCTGGGACCGCTGGTGATGACGTCGGGGAATCCGACCGAGGAGCCCTTGTGCTGCGACAACGAGGAGGCCCTGCGCAGGTTGCCAACCATCGCGGATGCCTTCCTGCTGCACGATCGAGACATTCAGCGGCGGGTCGACGACTCCGTCGTATTGGCTCCTGCTCCGGGCGCCGGAGCGACGGCGAGCGATTCCCCGCTGCCGATTCGCCGGGCTCGTGGGTTCGCTCCGGCCCCCATCGAAGTCGCGGCCCCGACGCCTCAGACTGTCCTGGCCGTTGGCGGGGAACTCAAGTCAACAATCTGCGTTCTGACCGGCAATCAGGCGATTCTCAGCGAGCATCTGGGCGAACTGGCCAACGCGGAGGCCTATCGACACTTCACCACCACGATCGAGCAGTTCAAGGCCCTGCTGCGAGCCGAACCGGCCGTCGTTGCCTGCGACTTGCATCCCGACTATGCCGCGACTCGGTGGGCGCG
It encodes:
- the hypF gene encoding carbamoyltransferase HypF encodes the protein MARRRLEVRGRVQGVGFRPFVYRLAMESQLAGLVGNDTHGAFIEIEGPTERLEQFIHRLQAELPPLARIVELRAEPLRAVGERAFRIEASERTGIQDAEITPDVATCDDCLYELLDPQDRRYRYPFINCTNCGPRYSIIRAVPYDRPNTTMARFTMCPSCQAEYDDPANRRFHAQPNACPACGPRVWLTDRGGRELTGDAIRECARLLADGGTVAIKGIGGFHLACRADDEGAVSRLRERKGREAKPLAIMTASLEAARHYVEIDACGAAELARPERPIVLLPKRTTAQIAPSVAPRVDAFGLMLPYTPVHTLLFAEGLGPLVMTSGNPTEEPLCCDNEEALRRLPTIADAFLLHDRDIQRRVDDSVVLAPAPGAGATASDSPLPIRRARGFAPAPIEVAAPTPQTVLAVGGELKSTICVLTGNQAILSEHLGELANAEAYRHFTTTIEQFKALLRAEPAVVACDLHPDYAATRWARKLPIPVVGVQHHHAHVVSAMADNGITGLVVGVSCDGTGYGPDGAIWGCEVLVCDEAEYERVAHLGYYPLLGGDAGARETWRPAAGLLSELHDQDWGEMAAAEFGAISEEALDVARRRLREPHRLPQTSSLGRLFDAAAFLLGLSSENRFEADAAMNLEAVARQCRGAPPLLPRPTDVFQGEWPIVMDARPVIGALLGEKRQGRSVPELARAFHETVATMLAEAAARAAGDRGLNRVVLSGGCLANRLLAEILRRLLRGRGLSVFVHQQVPAGDGGLALGQAVVAAERVRRRGVRRA